The following coding sequences are from one Tissierella sp. window:
- a CDS encoding response regulator transcription factor: MTKILLVEDDATLAMGIEYSLKMEGYEVSIGNSFVKGKELIDTLDYDLIILDIGLPDGNGFELCKHIRKYKSTPVIFLTAQDEEVNIVMGLDMGADDYITKPFRIKELMSRIKAVLRRIANITKWDVLVSGDVKLNLIEYKAYIKGEPVQLTPSEYKLLGILMNNSHQVLSRTIILEKLWDIDGEFVDDNSLSVYIRRLREKIEEDSSNPIYIKTIRGVGYRWDVDIRG; this comes from the coding sequence ATGACTAAGATACTTTTAGTGGAAGATGATGCAACTTTAGCCATGGGTATAGAATATTCTTTGAAAATGGAAGGATATGAAGTGAGTATAGGAAATTCTTTTGTAAAGGGGAAGGAGTTAATAGATACTTTAGACTATGATTTAATAATACTTGATATAGGTTTACCAGATGGAAATGGATTTGAGTTATGTAAACATATAAGAAAATATAAAAGTACTCCTGTAATATTTCTAACTGCACAAGATGAAGAAGTAAATATAGTTATGGGATTAGACATGGGAGCAGATGATTATATAACTAAACCCTTTAGAATAAAGGAATTGATGTCTAGAATAAAGGCCGTACTTAGGAGAATAGCTAATATTACTAAATGGGATGTTTTAGTATCTGGAGATGTAAAATTAAATCTAATAGAATACAAGGCATATATTAAGGGAGAACCGGTACAGCTTACACCTTCAGAATATAAGCTATTGGGTATATTAATGAATAATTCTCATCAGGTTTTATCGAGAACAATAATATTGGAAAAGCTTTGGGATATAGATGGAGAATTTGTAGATGATAATTCCCTCTCAGTTTATATAAGAAGGCTCAGGGAGAAAATAGAGGAGGACTCATCAAATCCTATATATATAAAGACCATAAGAGGTGTAGGATATAGATGGGATGTAGATATAAGGGGGTAG
- a CDS encoding helix-turn-helix domain-containing protein produces the protein MTIIELLQKSIDYIEENLNSELSLSELAAISGFSTYHFCRIFSSYVGMPVAAFITNRRLQHGIYEIQSGKKSIDIALLYGFDTYAGFFKAFKREYGCSPTRFLKLNTAKRPIAVNLMREAKFMLTQTQIRQLLSNWDIYANLEIGTTFKAGGSVKSNDTWTIGDDYIFKTGKNISGLRTHIAISRELEKAGMLSASPVKTISGEDFIIEDDRYFCITNRIKGEFLTPEERYTGDRVKTGKKYGEAIGNLHKILKKQDNNLEVNDSNLLKTVLDWALPKTRTTMEQWGCPLPDEFYNDFTENLIKIYDDLPRHIIHRDANPSNIMLHNGEVSGFIDFVISQRNVRIFDPCYCATGILSEADEIEDGFDKWDEILKGIIAGYDKVCKLTIGEKFAIPYIIYSIQMIFIAWFLTEETYKNIAMRNREMLIWIWENREKCFGNL, from the coding sequence ATGACCATAATTGAATTGCTTCAAAAATCAATTGACTATATCGAAGAAAATCTAAATTCGGAGTTATCATTATCAGAGCTTGCAGCAATCTCAGGATTTTCTACCTATCATTTCTGTAGAATTTTCTCCAGCTATGTAGGCATGCCTGTTGCAGCTTTTATTACTAATCGTAGACTCCAACATGGAATCTATGAGATTCAAAGTGGCAAGAAATCAATAGATATAGCTCTACTATACGGCTTTGATACCTATGCGGGATTCTTTAAAGCATTCAAGCGTGAATATGGTTGCTCTCCTACAAGATTCTTAAAACTAAATACTGCAAAAAGGCCAATTGCAGTAAATTTAATGAGGGAGGCAAAATTTATGTTAACACAGACTCAAATAAGACAACTTTTATCAAACTGGGATATATATGCAAATCTAGAAATCGGCACTACCTTTAAAGCTGGTGGTTCCGTAAAATCCAATGATACATGGACTATTGGAGATGATTATATCTTCAAAACAGGGAAAAACATTTCAGGACTAAGAACCCATATTGCTATTTCAAGGGAATTAGAAAAAGCGGGCATGCTTTCAGCAAGTCCCGTTAAAACTATTAGTGGTGAGGATTTTATTATTGAAGATGACAGATACTTTTGTATTACAAACCGTATCAAGGGTGAATTTTTAACACCTGAAGAGCGTTATACAGGAGATAGGGTTAAAACAGGCAAAAAATATGGTGAAGCAATTGGCAACCTACACAAAATCCTTAAAAAACAAGATAATAACTTGGAAGTAAATGATAGCAACCTTCTTAAAACTGTTTTAGATTGGGCATTACCGAAAACGAGAACAACCATGGAGCAATGGGGATGTCCATTACCAGATGAATTTTACAATGATTTTACTGAAAATCTAATCAAAATTTACGATGATTTGCCACGACATATAATTCATCGTGATGCTAATCCATCAAATATTATGCTTCATAATGGTGAAGTTAGTGGGTTTATTGATTTTGTAATTAGTCAGCGTAATGTAAGAATTTTTGACCCTTGCTATTGTGCCACAGGAATTTTATCAGAAGCAGATGAGATTGAGGATGGTTTTGATAAATGGGATGAAATTTTAAAAGGAATTATTGCTGGATATGACAAAGTATGCAAATTAACAATAGGAGAGAAATTCGCAATTCCATATATAATTTATTCCATTCAAATGATTTTTATTGCATGGTTCCTAACAGAAGAAACCTACAAAAATATTGCCATGAGAAACAGAGAAATGCTTATTTGGATTTGGGAAAATAGAGAAAAATGCTTTGGAAATCTATAA
- a CDS encoding HAMP domain-containing sensor histidine kinase, translating to MLRNKEFRSIIIKLILIQVIFSILIFFIMDKQVDKLKEDFIERDMALVGNLLSLDEDLEDIIVPYFTKHISLENKNLGEEALEKYGYNTLLNKELHPIFQNNNISLMATLFTLFLIIPILVIVSNEYKKTYKKVSNVSTAAEKVVDGDFDVYLKEDGEGEFNILNYQFNQMANRLENSISTLKKEKLFLKNIISDISHQLKTPLSSLIVINHILNEDENMNMETRKDFLEKEKNQLDRMEWLIINLLKLAKIESGTIEFKKEKINISNLLDNTLIALNEKIANQEITIEGMENSIIYGDENWIQEAFINMVKNALEHSRGKVKIQIEDNPLFTNIKIIDNGIGIKNQHLAHIFERFFKVNSEEKSDSIGIGLNLAKLIIEAQNGSISVKSQENIGTEFNISFLKINN from the coding sequence TTGCTTAGAAATAAAGAGTTTCGTTCAATAATTATAAAGCTTATATTGATTCAAGTCATATTTAGTATATTGATTTTTTTCATTATGGATAAGCAAGTAGATAAATTAAAGGAAGATTTCATAGAAAGAGATATGGCCTTAGTAGGTAATTTATTGTCTTTAGATGAGGATTTAGAAGATATTATAGTACCTTATTTTACAAAGCATATATCTTTAGAAAATAAAAATTTGGGGGAAGAAGCATTAGAAAAATATGGATATAACACTTTGCTTAATAAAGAACTACATCCTATTTTTCAAAATAACAATATCTCATTGATGGCGACTTTGTTTACTTTATTCTTAATAATTCCTATATTAGTCATAGTTTCAAATGAATATAAGAAAACATATAAAAAGGTTTCCAATGTATCCACTGCAGCAGAGAAGGTAGTAGATGGGGATTTTGATGTTTATTTAAAAGAGGATGGAGAAGGAGAATTCAATATATTAAATTATCAATTTAATCAAATGGCAAATAGATTAGAAAATAGTATCAGTACATTAAAAAAAGAGAAGCTCTTTTTAAAAAATATTATATCAGATATTTCACATCAGTTGAAAACTCCTTTATCTTCATTAATTGTAATAAATCATATCTTAAATGAAGATGAAAATATGAATATGGAAACTAGGAAGGATTTTTTAGAAAAAGAAAAAAATCAATTAGATAGAATGGAATGGCTAATAATTAATCTTTTAAAACTAGCAAAGATAGAATCTGGTACAATAGAATTTAAAAAAGAGAAGATCAATATATCTAATTTATTAGATAATACATTGATTGCTCTAAATGAAAAGATAGCTAATCAAGAAATAACAATAGAAGGAATGGAAAATTCCATTATATATGGAGATGAAAATTGGATACAGGAAGCATTTATTAATATGGTAAAAAATGCATTGGAGCACAGTAGAGGAAAAGTAAAAATTCAAATAGAAGACAATCCTTTGTTTACTAATATAAAGATAATAGATAATGGAATTGGTATAAAAAATCAACATCTAGCTCATATATTTGAAAGATTTTTTAAGGTAAATAGTGAAGAAAAATCAGATAGTATAGGAATAGGGCTTAATCTAGCAAAGTTAATTATAGAGGCTCAAAATGGAAGTATATCAGTAAAAAGTCAAGAAAATATAGGAACAGAGTTTAATATTTCCTTCTTAAAAATAAATAACTAA
- a CDS encoding ABC transporter ATP-binding protein: MEVVKIVDLCKSYGTENTKVEALKDINLTINNGEFVAIVGASGSGKSTLLHLLGGVDKPSSGKVYVDGVDLYNLSEKEMAIFRRRKVGFIFQFYNLVPVLTAEENIKLPLLLDLKKENKEYFQELIKILGLENRLDHLPSQLSGGQQQRVSIGRALVYKPSIVLADEPTGNLDSKNSKEIIDLLKISVKKYNQTLILITHDINIAAQADRVITIEDGVIIKDEVMNGEKL, encoded by the coding sequence ATGGAAGTTGTAAAAATAGTTGATTTATGTAAATCTTATGGAACGGAAAATACAAAAGTAGAAGCATTAAAAGACATCAATTTAACGATAAATAATGGTGAATTTGTGGCAATAGTAGGAGCCAGTGGTTCAGGGAAATCCACATTATTACATTTGTTAGGTGGAGTAGATAAACCAAGCAGCGGGAAAGTTTATGTAGATGGAGTAGACTTATATAATTTATCTGAAAAGGAAATGGCAATATTTAGAAGAAGAAAAGTTGGATTTATATTTCAATTTTATAACTTAGTTCCAGTACTAACAGCGGAAGAAAACATTAAATTGCCTTTGTTGCTGGACTTAAAGAAGGAGAATAAAGAGTATTTTCAAGAGTTAATAAAGATATTAGGCTTAGAAAATAGATTAGACCACCTTCCAAGTCAACTGTCTGGAGGGCAACAACAAAGGGTTTCCATAGGTAGGGCTTTAGTATACAAGCCATCTATAGTTTTAGCAGATGAGCCTACTGGAAATTTAGATAGTAAAAATAGTAAGGAAATCATAGATTTACTTAAGATATCTGTAAAGAAGTATAATCAAACTCTCATATTAATTACTCACGATATAAATATTGCAGCTCAAGCAGATAGAGTAATTACCATAGAGGATGGAGTTATTATTAAAGACGAGGTGATGAATGGTGAAAAACTATAA
- a CDS encoding acyl-CoA dehydratase activase, with translation MRIGLDVGSTTLKAVVLDKNDNIIFSSYERHYSQITHKTAELLKRIMKECKINEDVNFSISGSAGMGLADKCDISFVQEVYATRVAVSKLLPNTDVVIELGGEDAKILFLSDGLEVRMNGSCAGGTGAFIDQMATLLNVSPDEMNHLAASHDRTYTIASRCGVFAKSDVQPLLNQGAKKNDVAASIFYAVVNQTVGGLAQGRKLTGNIVYLGGPLTFLPELRNSFDTTLNTKGTCPENSLYFVALGAALMPHNQRQDLASLISLIENYKGDGEFASSSALFKDEEDYKTFLDRHEKEKVLYSNPNEYKGNAYLGIDAGSTTVKMTIIDDNEFILYSKYVASSGNPVSIIKDFLKEFYTLYPHISIISSAVTGYGEDIIKNAFKIDYGLVETIAHFTAAKKFKPNVDFIIDIGGQDIKCFKIRNDVIDNVFLNEACSSGCGSFLQTFAEALNYSIIDFAKLGIFATKPVDLGSRCTVFMNSSVKQAQKDGATIEDISAGLSSSVVKNAIYKVIRAASAEDLGENIVVQGGTFLNDAVLRSFELEIEKEVVRPNISGLMGAYGAALYSKVNSKGNSSILSNDDLNQFSHEVKGTNCGLCNNNCRLTINTFDNDRKFISGNRCERPLAKKNTTKNLSIYDYKLNLLNEYKPVKGSRGKIGIPMVLNMYELLPFWHSFFTELGFEVNISPKSNRDLYLSGQHTIPSDTICYPAKLVHGHIGALINDGINTIFYPCMSYNLDEGLGDNHYNCPVVAYYPELVAANITELKEINFIYDYIGLHRPKDFIKKIHVILSRYYKDIKINEIKNAVNKGFEEYYSYMKKIRDKGNEYIEYANENELPVIVLAGRPYHVDPEVNNSIDKLICQLGAIVVSEDVISHNIKESPTDVLDQWTYHSRLYAAAQYIKDKPNMNLVQLVSFGCGLDAVTTDEVCEILENEGKIYTQIKIDEITNLGAVRIRLRSLMEALNQGKGLMQDAK, from the coding sequence ATGCGAATAGGTCTTGATGTTGGCTCTACTACGCTTAAAGCAGTAGTACTAGACAAGAATGATAATATTATATTTAGCTCTTATGAACGTCATTATTCTCAAATCACTCATAAGACTGCTGAATTATTAAAAAGAATTATGAAAGAATGCAAGATAAATGAAGATGTGAATTTCTCCATTTCTGGTTCTGCTGGTATGGGATTAGCAGATAAGTGTGATATTTCCTTTGTGCAAGAGGTATATGCTACTCGTGTGGCTGTAAGTAAGCTGCTTCCAAATACTGATGTGGTCATTGAACTTGGAGGAGAGGATGCTAAGATACTTTTCCTAAGCGATGGATTAGAAGTTCGTATGAACGGCTCTTGTGCAGGTGGCACTGGTGCTTTTATAGATCAAATGGCAACTCTATTAAATGTAAGTCCTGATGAGATGAATCATTTAGCTGCATCTCATGATAGAACATATACCATTGCATCAAGATGTGGAGTATTTGCCAAATCTGATGTACAACCTTTGTTAAATCAAGGTGCTAAAAAAAATGATGTGGCGGCTAGTATCTTCTATGCTGTTGTAAATCAAACAGTAGGTGGCTTAGCCCAAGGTAGAAAACTGACAGGTAATATTGTATATCTAGGTGGTCCTCTTACCTTTTTGCCAGAGCTAAGAAATAGCTTTGATACTACTCTAAATACAAAAGGAACTTGTCCAGAGAACTCATTATACTTTGTTGCATTAGGAGCAGCATTGATGCCTCACAATCAACGACAAGATCTTGCTTCCTTGATATCCCTTATAGAAAATTATAAGGGTGATGGAGAGTTTGCTTCAAGCTCTGCTTTATTTAAAGATGAAGAGGATTATAAAACTTTCTTAGATAGGCATGAAAAAGAAAAGGTTCTATATTCTAATCCAAATGAATATAAAGGTAATGCATATCTAGGTATTGACGCTGGTTCTACTACAGTTAAGATGACTATAATTGATGACAATGAATTCATTCTATATTCAAAGTATGTAGCCAGTAGCGGCAATCCTGTATCTATTATAAAAGATTTCCTAAAGGAGTTCTATACTCTATATCCTCATATTTCTATTATATCTTCAGCTGTTACAGGCTATGGTGAAGATATAATAAAAAATGCATTCAAGATAGATTATGGCCTTGTAGAAACTATTGCACATTTTACTGCTGCTAAGAAATTTAAGCCTAATGTGGACTTTATAATAGATATAGGTGGTCAAGATATTAAATGCTTTAAGATTAGAAATGATGTAATTGACAATGTCTTTCTAAATGAAGCATGTTCTTCTGGTTGTGGCTCATTTTTGCAAACCTTTGCAGAAGCTTTAAATTACAGTATTATAGATTTTGCTAAGCTTGGAATCTTTGCTACTAAACCAGTTGATCTTGGGTCTCGCTGTACAGTCTTTATGAACTCTTCTGTAAAGCAAGCTCAAAAGGATGGTGCTACTATTGAAGATATTTCTGCTGGACTATCTTCTTCTGTAGTTAAAAATGCTATATATAAGGTAATTCGTGCCGCCTCGGCTGAAGACTTAGGAGAAAACATTGTAGTACAAGGTGGTACATTTTTAAATGATGCTGTCCTTAGATCCTTCGAACTGGAAATAGAGAAGGAAGTTGTACGACCTAATATCTCCGGTCTAATGGGTGCTTATGGAGCAGCTTTATACTCCAAAGTTAATTCCAAAGGCAATAGCTCTATTCTATCTAATGATGATTTAAATCAATTTTCCCATGAAGTTAAGGGAACTAATTGTGGCCTTTGTAATAATAATTGTAGACTTACTATCAATACCTTTGATAATGATAGAAAATTTATCAGTGGGAATCGCTGTGAAAGACCATTAGCAAAAAAGAATACAACTAAAAATTTAAGTATTTACGATTATAAATTAAACTTATTAAATGAGTATAAGCCAGTAAAAGGTTCTAGGGGAAAAATTGGTATACCAATGGTACTAAATATGTACGAATTATTACCTTTTTGGCATAGTTTCTTTACTGAGTTAGGATTTGAGGTCAATATCTCTCCTAAATCTAACAGAGATTTGTACTTAAGCGGTCAGCATACTATACCCTCTGATACTATTTGCTATCCAGCAAAACTTGTTCATGGACATATTGGCGCCCTAATTAATGATGGTATAAATACAATATTCTATCCATGTATGAGCTACAATCTAGATGAAGGTCTAGGGGATAATCATTATAATTGTCCTGTTGTTGCATATTATCCAGAGCTAGTAGCTGCTAATATAACAGAGCTTAAAGAAATTAATTTTATCTATGATTATATAGGCCTTCACAGACCAAAGGATTTTATCAAGAAGATCCATGTAATTTTATCTAGATATTATAAAGATATAAAGATTAATGAGATCAAAAATGCAGTAAATAAAGGTTTTGAAGAGTATTATTCATATATGAAAAAGATTAGAGATAAGGGTAATGAATATATTGAATATGCTAATGAAAATGAACTGCCAGTTATTGTATTGGCAGGTAGACCATATCATGTGGATCCTGAGGTAAACAATAGTATCGATAAACTAATTTGTCAATTAGGAGCAATTGTAGTGTCAGAAGATGTAATAAGCCATAATATTAAAGAAAGTCCTACAGATGTATTAGACCAATGGACTTATCACTCTAGATTATATGCTGCAGCACAATATATAAAGGATAAACCTAATATGAATTTAGTGCAATTAGTATCCTTTGGCTGTGGTCTAGATGCTGTAACTACAGACGAAGTTTGTGAGATACTGGAAAACGAAGGTAAGATTTATACTCAGATTAAAATTGATGAAATAACAAATCTTGGAGCAGTAAGAATTAGACTTAGGAGTCTTATGGAAGCCCTAAATCAAGGGAAGGGGTTAATGCAAGATGCTAAATAA